One window from the genome of Gadus morhua chromosome 16, gadMor3.0, whole genome shotgun sequence encodes:
- the zgc:101731 gene encoding synaptosomal-associated protein 25 isoform X1, which translates to MSSDTPIRTEQEELQGRANQVTDESLESTRRMMLLVEESKDAGIRALVMLDEQGEQLERIEEGLDQINSDMKEAEKNLTDLGQCCGLCSCDKLKAFEESGAYKAVWGGGASDGVLSNQPSSRVIDEREQMIMSGGYIRRVTGDAREVEMEENLTQVGSIIGNLKSMALDMGNEIDTQTGQIDRIQGKAVLNVSRIESANQKANSLMKR; encoded by the exons ATGTCTTCGGACACGCCCATCAGgacggagcaggaggagcttCAGGGGAGAGCCAATCAGGTGACAGATGAG TCCCTGGAGAGCACCAGACGAATGATGCTGTTGGTAGAGgag aGTAAAGATGCTGGAATCAGAGCTCTGGTGATGCTGGATGAACAAGGAG AGCAGCTGGAGCGTATCGAGGAGGGTCTGGACCAGATCAACTCCGACATGAAGGAGGCTGAGAAGAACCTCACCGACCTGGGCCAGTGCTGCGGCCTCTGCTCCTGTGACaa gctgaAAGCGTTTGAGGAGAGTGGGGCGTACAAGGCggtgtgggggggcggggcttcggACGGGGTCCTGTCCAATCAGCCATCGTCGCGTGTCATAGACGAGAGAGAACAGATGATCATGAGTGGAGGATACATacggag GGTGACGGGGGACGCTcgggaggtggagatggaggagaaccTGACCCAGGTGGGCAGCATCATCGGGAACCTGAAGAGCATGGCGCTGGACATGGGCAACGAGATCGACACGCAGACCGGCCAGATCGACCGCATCCAGGGCAAg GCCGTCCTCAACGTCTCCAGGATCGAGTCAGCCAACCAGAAGGCCAACAGCCTGATGAAGCGATGA
- the zgc:101731 gene encoding synaptosomal-associated protein 25 isoform X2: MNKELERIEEGLDQINSDMKEAEKNLTDLGQCCGLCSCDKLKAFEESGAYKAVWGGGASDGVLSNQPSSRVIDEREQMIMSGGYIRRVTGDAREVEMEENLTQVGSIIGNLKSMALDMGNEIDTQTGQIDRIQGKAVLNVSRIESANQKANSLMKR, encoded by the exons ATGAACAAGGAG CTGGAGCGTATCGAGGAGGGTCTGGACCAGATCAACTCCGACATGAAGGAGGCTGAGAAGAACCTCACCGACCTGGGCCAGTGCTGCGGCCTCTGCTCCTGTGACaa gctgaAAGCGTTTGAGGAGAGTGGGGCGTACAAGGCggtgtgggggggcggggcttcggACGGGGTCCTGTCCAATCAGCCATCGTCGCGTGTCATAGACGAGAGAGAACAGATGATCATGAGTGGAGGATACATacggag GGTGACGGGGGACGCTcgggaggtggagatggaggagaaccTGACCCAGGTGGGCAGCATCATCGGGAACCTGAAGAGCATGGCGCTGGACATGGGCAACGAGATCGACACGCAGACCGGCCAGATCGACCGCATCCAGGGCAAg GCCGTCCTCAACGTCTCCAGGATCGAGTCAGCCAACCAGAAGGCCAACAGCCTGATGAAGCGATGA